One region of Oncorhynchus mykiss isolate Arlee chromosome 8, USDA_OmykA_1.1, whole genome shotgun sequence genomic DNA includes:
- the LOC110530388 gene encoding TGF-beta receptor type-1 isoform X1 encodes MTMDTIRYYFIFLVTFLGAGIHISIALQCDCQWCSNSTCYTDGLCFVSFVKSGSKMVAQGSRCLLEADLIPKDRPFFCAPSKKENTGVVPVCCNRDMCNKDLNPEDYSETFPTARTPPMSPVTLAAVIAGPVCMLCFVLLLVFYVCHSRSIIHHRVPNEEDPAMDHPFLADGHTLKNLIYDMTTSGSGSGLPLLVQRTIARTIILQESIGKGRFGEVWRGRWRGEEVAVKIFSSREERSWFREAEIYQTVMLRHENILGFIAADNKDNGTWTQLWLVSDYHEHGSLFDYLNRYTVTVEGMIKLSLSTSSGLAHLHMEIVGTQGKPAIAHRDLKSKNILVKKNGTCCIADLGLAVRHDSATDTIDIAPNHRVGTKRYMAPEVLDDSINMKHFESFKRADIYAMGLVFWEIARRCSIGGIHEDYQLPYYDLVQPDPSVEEMRRVVCDQKLRANIPNRWQSCEVLRVMAKIMRECWYSNGAARLTALRIKKSLSQLSQQEGIKM; translated from the exons cGTTGCAGTGCGACTGCCAGTGGTGTAGTAACAGTACCTGCTACACGGATGGCCTGTGCTTTGTGTCCTTCGTCAAGTCGGGCAGTAAGATGGTGGCACAGGGGAGCAGGTGTTTACTGGAAGCAGACCTCATCCCTAAAGACAGGCCGTTCTTCTGCGCCCCTTCCAAGAAGGAGAACACCGGTGTTGTCCCTGTCTGCTGCAACAGAGACATGTGTAACAAAGACCTCAACCCAGAAGACTACTCAGAGACAT TCCCCACAGCCCGTACCCCTCCAATGAGCCCAGTGACCCTGGCGGCCGTCATTGCGGGGCCGGTGTGTATGCTGTGTTTCGTGCTGCTGCTGGTGTTCTATGTGTGCCACAGCCGCTCGATTATCCACCACCGCGTGCCTAACGAGGAAGACCCTGCCATGGACCACCCCTTCCTGGCCGACGGCCATACCCTCAAAAACCTCATCTACGACATGACCACCTCAGGCTCCGGATCAG gtCTGCCCCTATTGGTGCAGAGGACCATAGCCAGGACCATCATCCTGCAGGAGAGCATCGGAAAGGGAAGGTTCGGGGAGGTGTGGCGGGGCCGCTGGCGAGGAGAGGAGGTGGCCGTTAAGATCTTCTCATCCCGGGAGGAGCGCTCGTGGTTCCGTGAGGCCGAGATCTACCAGACAGTCATGCTTCGCCACGAAAACATCCTGGGCTTCATTGCCGCTGACAACAAAG aTAACGGCACGTGGACCCAATTGTGGCTGGTATCAGATTACCATGAGCACGGCTCCCTTTTTGACTACCTGAACAGGTACACGGTGACAGTGGAGGGCATGATCAAGCTGTCCCTGTCCACCTCCAGCGGCCTGGCTCACCTGCACATGGAGATTGTTGGCACGCAAG GTAAACCTGCCATCGCCCACCGCGACCTGAAGTCTAAGAACATCCTGGTGAAGAAGAATGGTACTTGCTGCATCGCTGACCTGGGTTTGGCTGTCCGGCATGACTCTGCCACTGACACCATCGACATCGCCCCCAATCACAGAGTTGGAACCAAGAG GTACATGGCCCCTGAAGTCCTGGATGACTCCATAAACATGAAGCATTTTGAGTCATTCAAGCGGGCAGATATCTACGCCATGGGCCTGGTGTTTTGGGAGATCGCACGGAGATGCTCAATAGGAG GTATCCACGAGGACTACCAGCTGCCCTACTATGACCTGGTCCAGCCAGACCCCTCggtggaggagatgaggagggtggTGTGTGACCAGAAACTACGGGCCAACATCCCCAACAGGTGGCAGAGCTGCGAG GTGCTGCGAGTGATGGCTAAGATCATGAGGGAGTGCTGGTACTCCAACGGGGCGGCCCGCCTCACCGCGCTGCGCATCAAGAAGTCCCTGTCCCAGCTCAGCCAGCAAGAGGGCATCAAGATGTAG
- the LOC110530388 gene encoding TGF-beta receptor type-1 isoform X2 codes for MTSLRTNALQCDCQWCSNSTCYTDGLCFVSFVKSGSKMVAQGSRCLLEADLIPKDRPFFCAPSKKENTGVVPVCCNRDMCNKDLNPEDYSETFPTARTPPMSPVTLAAVIAGPVCMLCFVLLLVFYVCHSRSIIHHRVPNEEDPAMDHPFLADGHTLKNLIYDMTTSGSGSGLPLLVQRTIARTIILQESIGKGRFGEVWRGRWRGEEVAVKIFSSREERSWFREAEIYQTVMLRHENILGFIAADNKDNGTWTQLWLVSDYHEHGSLFDYLNRYTVTVEGMIKLSLSTSSGLAHLHMEIVGTQGKPAIAHRDLKSKNILVKKNGTCCIADLGLAVRHDSATDTIDIAPNHRVGTKRYMAPEVLDDSINMKHFESFKRADIYAMGLVFWEIARRCSIGGIHEDYQLPYYDLVQPDPSVEEMRRVVCDQKLRANIPNRWQSCEVLRVMAKIMRECWYSNGAARLTALRIKKSLSQLSQQEGIKM; via the exons cGTTGCAGTGCGACTGCCAGTGGTGTAGTAACAGTACCTGCTACACGGATGGCCTGTGCTTTGTGTCCTTCGTCAAGTCGGGCAGTAAGATGGTGGCACAGGGGAGCAGGTGTTTACTGGAAGCAGACCTCATCCCTAAAGACAGGCCGTTCTTCTGCGCCCCTTCCAAGAAGGAGAACACCGGTGTTGTCCCTGTCTGCTGCAACAGAGACATGTGTAACAAAGACCTCAACCCAGAAGACTACTCAGAGACAT TCCCCACAGCCCGTACCCCTCCAATGAGCCCAGTGACCCTGGCGGCCGTCATTGCGGGGCCGGTGTGTATGCTGTGTTTCGTGCTGCTGCTGGTGTTCTATGTGTGCCACAGCCGCTCGATTATCCACCACCGCGTGCCTAACGAGGAAGACCCTGCCATGGACCACCCCTTCCTGGCCGACGGCCATACCCTCAAAAACCTCATCTACGACATGACCACCTCAGGCTCCGGATCAG gtCTGCCCCTATTGGTGCAGAGGACCATAGCCAGGACCATCATCCTGCAGGAGAGCATCGGAAAGGGAAGGTTCGGGGAGGTGTGGCGGGGCCGCTGGCGAGGAGAGGAGGTGGCCGTTAAGATCTTCTCATCCCGGGAGGAGCGCTCGTGGTTCCGTGAGGCCGAGATCTACCAGACAGTCATGCTTCGCCACGAAAACATCCTGGGCTTCATTGCCGCTGACAACAAAG aTAACGGCACGTGGACCCAATTGTGGCTGGTATCAGATTACCATGAGCACGGCTCCCTTTTTGACTACCTGAACAGGTACACGGTGACAGTGGAGGGCATGATCAAGCTGTCCCTGTCCACCTCCAGCGGCCTGGCTCACCTGCACATGGAGATTGTTGGCACGCAAG GTAAACCTGCCATCGCCCACCGCGACCTGAAGTCTAAGAACATCCTGGTGAAGAAGAATGGTACTTGCTGCATCGCTGACCTGGGTTTGGCTGTCCGGCATGACTCTGCCACTGACACCATCGACATCGCCCCCAATCACAGAGTTGGAACCAAGAG GTACATGGCCCCTGAAGTCCTGGATGACTCCATAAACATGAAGCATTTTGAGTCATTCAAGCGGGCAGATATCTACGCCATGGGCCTGGTGTTTTGGGAGATCGCACGGAGATGCTCAATAGGAG GTATCCACGAGGACTACCAGCTGCCCTACTATGACCTGGTCCAGCCAGACCCCTCggtggaggagatgaggagggtggTGTGTGACCAGAAACTACGGGCCAACATCCCCAACAGGTGGCAGAGCTGCGAG GTGCTGCGAGTGATGGCTAAGATCATGAGGGAGTGCTGGTACTCCAACGGGGCGGCCCGCCTCACCGCGCTGCGCATCAAGAAGTCCCTGTCCCAGCTCAGCCAGCAAGAGGGCATCAAGATGTAG